The sequence AAATTGTTCCTCGTAAATTGCCCCAAGTTGAAGTCTCTACCGGAAGGCCTGATCCGACAGGCAACCTGCTTAACCACATTGGATCTGTGGGATGTGTGTGCTCTCAAGTCCATCAGAGGTTTCCCTTCTGTGAAACAACTGAGTATAAGTGGTGAATCAGATCTGGAGATTGTTGCTGATCTCCCTGCACTGGAGGTCTTGAATTTGGGCGGGTTTTTGCTTCCATACAAACATTTACCAGAGTGGTTGACGGCTTGCCCTGCAAGCTTCACCACACTCCAGAGACTGGACGTACGGGGAACCACCCAACTCCTCCGCAGATGCCTCCAAAATGGCGCAGACTGGCCCATGATCGAACACTTTCCAATTTTATCCATGAAAGATGACGGAGGCAATTATATAAACTACATCAAGCATTCCTGCACCTTCGAGACAAACCTAGTCGATGATGATGCtccttttgctgctgctgctgaagaaGAAGACATCAATGAGCTTTGAGGTAACTTACCTTTCATGCTCACGTCTCCACCATCTAACGTCTTCTGGTTTTGGAGTGGCAACTCACAATTATCTCTTCCTGCTTATGGCAGGGAGATGGACATCATTCACGATGTAATTGGCAGTCAATGTCTAATATGATCATTGCAAATGGAGCTGACCATGGAAAGTCCGAGACATTTGAGAAGAAGCACAGATATCGAGGTTGGTTGCGACACATACTACATTCCTATGATATGGTGATGAAACTATTTTGGCTTTCTTTCTGTCTCTGTTGCATATACTTCCTGCAATGTACATGCTGCTAGTGCCCGCTTCCCTCC comes from Musa acuminata AAA Group cultivar baxijiao chromosome BXJ3-3, Cavendish_Baxijiao_AAA, whole genome shotgun sequence and encodes:
- the LOC135633695 gene encoding uncharacterized protein LOC135633695, which produces MTNMEVWDWVAEGFAMRRLDKLFLVNCPKLKSLPEGLIRQATCLTTLDLWDVCALKSIRGFPSVKQLSISGESDLEIVADLPALEVLNLGGFLLPYKHLPEWLTACPASFTTLQRLDVRGTTQLLRRCLQNGADWPMIEHFPILSMKDDGGNYINYIKHSCTFETNLVDDDAPFAAAAEEEDINEL